The Corynebacterium glaucum genome includes a region encoding these proteins:
- the rpmD gene encoding 50S ribosomal protein L30: MALKITLHHGKVGEKPVTRKNLEALGLRKIGQSVIKQDNAATRGQILKVRHLVTVEEVAGE, encoded by the coding sequence ATGGCACTGAAGATTACGTTGCACCACGGCAAGGTGGGCGAGAAGCCGGTCACCCGCAAGAACCTGGAGGCTCTGGGTCTGCGCAAGATCGGTCAGTCTGTGATCAAGCAGGACAACGCTGCTACCCGCGGCCAGATCCTGAAGGTGCGCCACCTGGTCACCGTCGAAGAAGTTGCAGGGGAGTAG
- a CDS encoding MFS transporter yields the protein MALGLDAYVVAGLLPAIAAALGTPEATVGLGVAAFTGSYAVVGPLLAGKAGQRSRRSLIIALLVFTVANLATALSPTVWAFLGSRVVAGAAAGVYSPLSSAVAAELVGQEHRGRALALVLAGLAVGTVFGVPIGLVLAQRWDWRAAILLIVVIGGAALAGVALRGGDLPAIPASGPADRLRSITRPENLLTVTVTLLTGVASLGLYTYLTVVLSEGSLASHQNIAIWVWGLGGAAGALGIGRLADKYDPLRLSAVILGGLTCALLGMTQGQVPVLVVASLFVWGWCGWASLAPQQQVLLQANPADGATAVAANASANYLGSALGATAGSLLVAAHATPTVLCGSAAAVAAIALFCQLVRQRMNSNV from the coding sequence GTGGCGCTTGGCCTGGACGCATACGTCGTAGCGGGACTTCTGCCCGCCATTGCAGCTGCCCTTGGAACGCCGGAAGCTACGGTTGGGCTGGGGGTTGCGGCGTTTACAGGCTCGTATGCTGTCGTGGGGCCGTTGCTGGCGGGGAAGGCGGGGCAGCGGTCGCGGCGCAGCCTGATCATCGCCTTGCTGGTGTTTACGGTAGCCAACTTGGCCACGGCGTTGTCGCCAACTGTCTGGGCCTTTCTGGGGTCTCGCGTAGTGGCCGGCGCAGCAGCCGGCGTGTATTCGCCGCTGTCATCGGCGGTCGCCGCGGAACTCGTGGGGCAAGAACACCGAGGGCGGGCATTGGCGTTAGTCCTTGCTGGCTTAGCGGTCGGCACCGTATTCGGTGTGCCGATCGGTCTGGTGTTAGCGCAACGTTGGGATTGGCGCGCCGCGATTCTGCTGATCGTGGTCATCGGAGGAGCAGCACTCGCAGGTGTTGCACTGCGGGGAGGGGATCTGCCAGCTATCCCAGCGTCTGGTCCCGCCGACCGGCTGCGGTCTATTACACGACCTGAGAATCTCCTCACGGTCACTGTGACGCTGTTGACCGGTGTCGCTTCGCTGGGGCTTTATACCTACCTCACAGTCGTGCTATCCGAGGGAAGCCTAGCGTCGCATCAAAACATAGCGATTTGGGTATGGGGACTTGGTGGAGCGGCCGGAGCGCTGGGGATTGGGCGGCTCGCGGACAAATATGACCCGCTGCGGCTAAGTGCTGTGATCCTTGGGGGCCTTACCTGTGCGTTGCTCGGTATGACCCAAGGCCAGGTTCCAGTGTTAGTGGTGGCCAGTCTGTTTGTCTGGGGGTGGTGCGGTTGGGCCTCCCTCGCGCCCCAGCAGCAAGTGCTACTTCAAGCGAATCCAGCTGATGGCGCAACGGCTGTGGCCGCGAATGCTTCGGCCAACTATCTAGGTTCGGCGCTGGGCGCGACCGCCGGATCGCTGTTGGTCGCTGCACATGCGACGCCGACCGTACTGTGTGGATCAGCAGCGGCCGTGGCTGCGATCGCGTTGTTCTGCCAGCTCGTTCGCCAGCGCATGAATTCCAACGTTTGA
- the rplX gene encoding 50S ribosomal protein L24 — protein sequence MKIKKGDMVQVIAGKDKGAQGKVIEAYPKREKVLVEGVNRVKKHVANSYNERGAESGGIVTQEAPIHVSNVMILDSDGKPTRVGYRFDEDGKKVRVAKSNGKDI from the coding sequence ATGAAGATCAAGAAGGGCGACATGGTTCAGGTCATCGCCGGCAAGGACAAGGGCGCACAGGGCAAGGTCATCGAGGCGTACCCGAAGCGTGAGAAGGTCCTGGTCGAGGGCGTGAACCGCGTGAAGAAGCACGTTGCAAACTCGTACAACGAGCGCGGCGCAGAGTCCGGCGGCATTGTTACCCAGGAGGCACCGATCCACGTCTCCAACGTGATGATCCTGGACTCCGACGGCAAGCCGACCCGCGTTGGCTACCGCTTCGACGAAGACGGCAAGAAGGTCCGCGTGGCCAAGTCGAACGGGAAGGACATCTAG
- a CDS encoding esterase-like activity of phytase family protein, translated as MNRSFRQPVRRSRRSAVAATIALSLAVNAAPAVADPAPDPLNQQVVIGGVKMQAPAALAAAVGIAAALGGIGITILSALTNGFGSSSLPGSSNLGSASPKPSDADPAVQTAEYVNRFDFGAVSTEKAIGGLSGIEYVGNGRYIAISDDKNEHGPIRAYYFQTRDLKQFEEDGMVTLTNATGAEYAEFTDAEEIRLLPNGNLLWTTEGDAREGQVVPPQLIESKPDGKEVRRIDMPEYHAPDGKTTRGIYHNNGPEAMALMPGGKTAVTINENALAQDGQANSPEHSSLSRVTFFDLKTGQPSKEYAVRVDGGRGVTSVIAGANGELYMLERGFFEELGENGENRAEVYKLDLTGAENVLGKEALDGTEATVGKQKIFDFAAHPPHPDNVEGLAWGPVREDGRRTMIVVSDDNFNDTQTTLFHTLLLP; from the coding sequence ATGAACCGTTCTTTCCGTCAACCCGTGCGCCGTTCAAGGCGCAGCGCTGTCGCTGCGACAATCGCCCTTTCGCTCGCAGTCAATGCTGCGCCGGCCGTTGCGGATCCAGCGCCTGACCCTTTGAACCAGCAGGTGGTGATCGGTGGCGTGAAAATGCAGGCACCTGCCGCACTTGCAGCGGCAGTCGGTATCGCAGCTGCTTTGGGCGGCATAGGGATAACTATTCTCAGCGCATTGACCAACGGGTTCGGGAGTTCGTCGCTACCGGGCTCGTCGAATTTAGGGTCGGCGAGCCCGAAGCCGTCTGACGCTGATCCGGCAGTTCAGACGGCTGAATACGTCAATCGATTCGACTTCGGCGCAGTGAGCACGGAAAAGGCGATCGGTGGACTTAGCGGCATCGAATATGTCGGCAACGGCCGCTACATCGCGATCTCGGACGACAAGAATGAGCACGGGCCGATCCGTGCGTATTACTTCCAGACGCGGGACCTCAAGCAATTCGAGGAAGACGGCATGGTGACGTTGACCAACGCTACCGGCGCAGAGTACGCCGAGTTTACCGATGCGGAAGAGATCCGGCTCCTTCCGAACGGGAACCTCCTGTGGACCACTGAGGGCGATGCACGCGAGGGGCAGGTCGTGCCACCGCAGCTCATCGAATCAAAACCTGATGGCAAAGAGGTGCGCCGGATCGACATGCCGGAATACCACGCCCCGGACGGGAAGACCACGCGAGGCATCTACCACAACAACGGCCCCGAAGCGATGGCCCTGATGCCAGGCGGGAAGACCGCGGTGACGATCAATGAGAATGCGCTTGCCCAAGACGGCCAGGCAAATTCGCCTGAACACAGTTCGCTCTCGCGCGTGACATTCTTCGATTTGAAAACAGGTCAACCCTCGAAGGAATACGCGGTTCGAGTGGATGGCGGGCGCGGCGTGACGTCAGTAATTGCTGGCGCGAACGGAGAGCTCTACATGCTGGAACGTGGCTTCTTCGAGGAGCTCGGCGAGAACGGTGAGAACCGCGCAGAGGTTTACAAGTTAGACCTGACAGGTGCCGAGAACGTGCTTGGCAAAGAGGCGCTCGACGGAACCGAAGCAACTGTGGGCAAGCAGAAGATCTTCGACTTCGCAGCGCACCCGCCGCACCCGGATAACGTCGAGGGGTTGGCATGGGGACCGGTTCGGGAGGATGGTCGTCGCACCATGATCGTCGTTTCGGATGATAACTTCAACGATACTCAGACGACGCTGTTCCACACGCTGTTGCTCCCGTAG
- a CDS encoding ArsR/SmtB family transcription factor, producing the protein MSDPTRLEMIRRLADGLDHDSLELADDLPRSTLTYHTRMLREAGVTWTRGDGRACLIRLRRDDLDRLFPGVLAAVIANAATEVEQG; encoded by the coding sequence TTGAGTGACCCCACGCGACTGGAGATGATTCGCCGGCTCGCCGACGGGTTGGACCATGACAGCCTTGAGTTGGCGGACGATTTGCCCAGGTCGACGCTCACGTACCACACGCGCATGTTGCGAGAAGCAGGGGTGACGTGGACCCGGGGAGACGGGCGCGCGTGCTTGATCCGATTGCGGCGGGACGACCTAGATCGTCTATTTCCCGGCGTGCTTGCGGCAGTGATCGCCAATGCGGCTACCGAGGTTGAACAGGGATGA
- a CDS encoding DUF2786 domain-containing protein → MKQTKMGGRYMRDIDKVKEKVQKLLNQAADRQGTPEGDSFYAKAFDLMAAYGFDQRDLAAPDDGDEVIHKTYRFTGAYTDMQSRLLFAIARALHCTGFFQGVRNSTRVEEATVFGLRRHMERVEMLYSLLAPVMITGARRLRADSWADSTVVIRRSFMTGFAATIEHRLSAAEETIAQGDHGYALALIDDSLAADLARDAFVHEAGLYLSSRQHHRSLDADAYFRGRDAGDLTDLGQTRVNVRPALPL, encoded by the coding sequence ATGAAACAAACGAAAATGGGGGGACGTTACATGCGTGACATCGACAAAGTTAAAGAAAAGGTTCAGAAGCTGCTCAATCAGGCCGCCGATCGGCAGGGCACGCCCGAGGGCGACTCGTTCTACGCCAAAGCGTTCGACCTTATGGCCGCCTACGGATTCGATCAGCGCGATCTCGCCGCGCCAGATGACGGGGATGAGGTGATCCACAAGACCTACCGCTTCACTGGGGCGTACACCGACATGCAATCCCGGCTGCTGTTCGCAATCGCCCGCGCGCTGCACTGCACCGGCTTCTTCCAAGGCGTGCGCAACTCCACGCGCGTAGAGGAGGCGACCGTCTTCGGCTTGCGTCGCCACATGGAGCGCGTTGAAATGCTCTACTCACTGCTGGCGCCCGTCATGATTACCGGTGCAAGACGCCTCCGCGCCGACAGCTGGGCGGATTCCACGGTGGTCATCCGCAGGTCCTTCATGACAGGGTTCGCAGCAACCATCGAGCACCGGCTCTCGGCGGCAGAAGAAACCATCGCTCAGGGGGATCACGGGTATGCGCTTGCGCTAATCGACGACTCTTTGGCCGCCGATCTTGCCCGCGACGCGTTTGTGCACGAGGCGGGTCTGTATCTGAGCAGCAGGCAGCACCACCGATCGCTGGATGCAGATGCGTACTTTCGGGGCAGGGATGCCGGTGATTTGACAGACCTCGGTCAAACGCGGGTCAATGTACGTCCGGCGCTGCCGCTGTGA
- the rpsE gene encoding 30S ribosomal protein S5 has translation MAERERRDGGRTAEDQNNNDERNNRGGDRGARNDRGERGGRGRRDRDDRRGGRDDERDKYIERVITINRVAKTVKGGRNMSFTALVVVGDGEGMVGVGYGKAKEVPAAIQKGAEEARKNFFRVPMIGGTIPHPVQGEAAAGIVMMRPAAPGTGVIAGGAVRPVLECAGVQDILAKSLGSDNALNVVQATVDGLKQLVRPEEVAAKRGKAIEDVAPARMLRARAGQEA, from the coding sequence ATGGCCGAGCGTGAACGGCGTGACGGCGGACGCACCGCCGAAGACCAGAACAACAACGACGAGCGCAACAACCGCGGCGGCGACCGCGGCGCGCGCAACGACCGCGGGGAGCGCGGTGGCCGCGGCCGCCGTGACCGCGATGACCGCCGCGGCGGTCGCGACGACGAGCGCGATAAGTACATCGAGCGCGTCATCACCATCAACCGCGTTGCCAAGACCGTCAAGGGCGGCCGCAACATGTCCTTCACCGCACTTGTCGTCGTTGGCGACGGTGAGGGCATGGTCGGTGTCGGCTACGGCAAGGCAAAGGAAGTCCCGGCTGCTATCCAGAAGGGTGCAGAGGAAGCTCGCAAGAACTTCTTCCGCGTCCCGATGATCGGCGGCACCATCCCTCACCCGGTTCAGGGCGAAGCAGCCGCTGGCATCGTGATGATGCGACCGGCTGCTCCCGGTACCGGTGTGATCGCCGGCGGTGCTGTCCGCCCGGTGCTCGAGTGCGCTGGTGTCCAGGACATCCTGGCAAAGTCCCTGGGTTCCGACAACGCGCTGAACGTTGTGCAGGCAACCGTGGACGGCCTGAAGCAGCTTGTGCGCCCCGAAGAGGTTGCTGCAAAGCGCGGCAAGGCCATCGAGGATGTCGCACCGGCTCGTATGCTGCGCGCGCGCGCAGGGCAGGAGGCGTAA
- the rplR gene encoding 50S ribosomal protein L18 — protein MSNTAENTASTKRTPVGKDISSRRREARQRRHYRIRKDLRGTPETPRLVVHRSSRHIHVQVIDDLAGHTLVSASSMEPEIRDMAGDKKDKAAKVGELVAQRAKEAGIDAIVFDRGGYKYHGRVAALAEAAREGGLKF, from the coding sequence ATGAGCAACACTGCAGAAAACACTGCGTCCACCAAGCGCACTCCGGTTGGCAAGGACATCTCGTCCCGCCGCCGCGAGGCGCGTCAGCGCCGTCACTACCGCATTCGCAAGGATCTGCGCGGCACCCCGGAGACCCCGCGTCTCGTCGTGCACCGCTCGTCCCGTCACATCCATGTCCAGGTCATCGACGACCTCGCAGGCCACACCCTGGTTTCCGCCTCCTCCATGGAGCCGGAGATCCGCGATATGGCCGGTGACAAGAAGGACAAGGCAGCCAAGGTCGGTGAACTTGTGGCACAGCGCGCCAAGGAGGCTGGCATTGACGCCATCGTCTTTGACCGCGGCGGCTACAAGTACCACGGTCGCGTTGCGGCCCTGGCTGAGGCAGCACGTGAAGGTGGTCTGAAGTTCTAA
- the rpsH gene encoding 30S ribosomal protein S8 yields the protein MTMTDPIADMLSRVRNATTAQHDQVSMPSSKLKANIAEILKQEGYIDDYKVEDDKVGKKLTLDLKYGPTREASIAGLRRVSKPGLRVYAKSTDLPQVLGGLGVAIISTSQGLLTDRQAHEKGVGGEVLAYVW from the coding sequence ATGACCATGACTGATCCGATCGCGGACATGCTGTCTCGCGTGCGCAATGCAACCACTGCGCAGCACGACCAGGTGTCCATGCCTTCCTCCAAGCTCAAGGCGAACATCGCTGAGATCTTGAAGCAGGAAGGCTACATCGACGACTACAAGGTTGAGGACGACAAGGTGGGCAAGAAGCTCACCCTCGACCTCAAGTACGGTCCGACCCGCGAGGCTTCCATCGCTGGTCTGCGCCGCGTGTCCAAGCCGGGCCTGCGCGTTTACGCGAAGTCCACCGACCTGCCTCAGGTGCTCGGCGGCCTGGGCGTGGCCATCATCTCCACGTCCCAGGGTCTGTTGACCGACCGTCAGGCACACGAGAAAGGCGTAGGCGGGGAAGTCCTCGCTTACGTCTGGTAA
- the rplF gene encoding 50S ribosomal protein L6, producing the protein MSRVGNAPIAIPNGVETKINGQNVEVKGPKGTLSLELPAPITASVEENEIVVSRPDDHRTNRALHGLSRSLVNNLVVGVTEGYKINMEIFGVGYRVQQKGKNLEFSLGYSHPILIEAPEGVTFAVDGNTKFSIEGIDKQQVGQIAANIRRLRKDDPYKGKGIRYEGEQIRRKVGKTGK; encoded by the coding sequence ATGTCGCGTGTAGGTAATGCACCCATCGCCATTCCGAATGGCGTTGAGACCAAGATCAACGGCCAAAACGTTGAGGTGAAGGGCCCGAAGGGCACCCTGAGCCTCGAGCTGCCGGCACCGATCACCGCATCCGTCGAGGAAAACGAAATCGTGGTGTCCCGTCCGGACGACCACCGCACTAACCGCGCGCTGCACGGTCTGTCCCGCTCGCTGGTCAACAACCTCGTTGTTGGCGTGACCGAGGGCTACAAGATCAACATGGAAATCTTCGGTGTTGGTTACCGTGTCCAGCAGAAGGGCAAGAACCTCGAGTTCTCGCTCGGCTACTCTCACCCGATCCTGATCGAGGCGCCGGAAGGCGTCACGTTCGCCGTTGACGGCAACACCAAGTTCTCGATCGAGGGCATTGACAAGCAGCAGGTTGGCCAGATTGCGGCGAACATCCGTCGCCTTCGCAAGGATGACCCGTACAAGGGTAAGGGCATCCGCTACGAGGGTGAGCAGATCCGTCGCAAGGTCGGAAAGACGGGTAAGTAA
- the rplN gene encoding 50S ribosomal protein L14 produces MIQQESRLKVADNTGAREILCIRVLGGSVRRFAGIGDTIVATVKEAAPGGNVKEGEVVRAVVVRARKETRRPDGSYISFDENAAVLIKNDTEPRGTRIFGPVARELRDKKFMKIVSLAPEVI; encoded by the coding sequence GTGATTCAGCAAGAATCGCGTCTGAAGGTCGCCGATAACACTGGTGCACGCGAGATTCTGTGCATCCGTGTCCTCGGTGGCTCTGTTCGACGCTTCGCCGGCATCGGCGACACGATTGTCGCCACCGTGAAGGAAGCCGCCCCGGGCGGCAACGTCAAGGAGGGCGAGGTTGTGCGCGCCGTCGTCGTGCGCGCACGCAAGGAGACCCGCCGTCCGGACGGTTCCTACATCTCGTTCGACGAGAACGCCGCAGTTCTGATTAAGAACGACACCGAACCGCGCGGTACCCGCATCTTCGGCCCGGTGGCTCGTGAGCTGCGCGACAAGAAGTTCATGAAGATTGTTTCTCTCGCACCGGAGGTGATCTAA
- the secY gene encoding preprotein translocase subunit SecY: MSAIAQAFKDPDLRKKILITVALMILYRVGSQIPTPGVDYALINQRLQDISQGEQATMFSIIGLFSGGALLQLSIFAIGIMPYITASIIVQLLTVVIPKFEELKKEGQSGQTKMTQYTRYLTVALALLQSAGIVALADREQLLGQGMPVLVEDRNVWTLIMMIVVMTSGAILIMWLGEIITEKGVGNGMSLLIVAGIATQIPSEGAFILANSGVLTFTLVVLALVILVVGIIFIEQGQRRIPVQYAKRMVGRRQYGGSSTYLPLKVNQAGVIPVIFASSLMYVPVLITQIATMNKPTPPDNWWMNNIMAWLQNPGSWQYILTYVVLIIFFSYFYVSIQYDPVDQAENMKKYGGFIPGIRPGRATAEYLAFVMNRLLFVGAIYLALIAVLPNLAMDAGVTGSGQMGMSAFGGTAILIMVSVALTTVKQIESQLLQSNYEGLLR, encoded by the coding sequence GTGTCCGCTATTGCTCAGGCGTTCAAGGACCCTGATCTTCGCAAGAAGATCCTCATCACCGTTGCGCTGATGATCCTGTACCGCGTTGGTTCTCAGATTCCGACGCCGGGCGTCGACTACGCATTGATCAACCAGCGTCTGCAGGACATCTCCCAAGGCGAGCAAGCCACGATGTTCTCCATCATCGGTCTGTTCTCCGGTGGTGCGCTGCTGCAGCTGTCGATCTTCGCCATCGGCATCATGCCGTACATTACGGCGTCGATTATCGTCCAGCTGCTCACCGTGGTGATCCCGAAGTTTGAGGAGCTGAAGAAGGAAGGCCAGTCCGGCCAGACGAAGATGACGCAATACACGCGTTACCTCACCGTCGCCCTCGCACTGCTCCAATCCGCCGGCATCGTCGCACTGGCTGACCGTGAGCAACTCCTTGGCCAAGGCATGCCTGTGCTGGTGGAAGACCGCAACGTCTGGACCCTGATCATGATGATCGTGGTCATGACCTCGGGCGCGATCTTGATCATGTGGCTCGGCGAGATCATCACGGAAAAGGGCGTGGGCAACGGTATGTCGCTGCTCATCGTCGCCGGTATCGCTACCCAAATCCCGTCGGAAGGCGCGTTCATCCTCGCGAACTCCGGTGTGCTGACCTTCACACTAGTGGTGTTGGCACTTGTCATCCTGGTTGTAGGCATCATCTTCATCGAGCAGGGACAGCGTCGCATCCCGGTGCAGTACGCCAAGCGCATGGTGGGCCGTCGTCAGTACGGTGGCTCCTCGACCTACCTGCCGCTCAAGGTCAACCAGGCAGGCGTGATCCCGGTCATTTTCGCGTCCTCCCTAATGTATGTGCCGGTGCTGATCACCCAGATTGCCACCATGAACAAGCCGACTCCGCCGGACAACTGGTGGATGAACAACATCATGGCTTGGCTGCAGAACCCGGGCTCGTGGCAGTACATCTTGACCTACGTCGTGCTGATCATTTTCTTCTCCTACTTCTACGTCTCCATCCAGTACGACCCGGTGGATCAGGCGGAGAACATGAAGAAATACGGCGGCTTTATTCCGGGTATCCGCCCCGGCCGTGCAACCGCTGAGTATCTCGCGTTCGTGATGAACCGTCTGCTGTTTGTCGGCGCGATCTACCTCGCGCTGATCGCGGTGCTGCCGAACCTGGCGATGGACGCGGGCGTGACCGGCTCCGGCCAGATGGGCATGAGCGCGTTCGGCGGCACCGCCATCCTGATTATGGTTTCGGTTGCGCTGACCACCGTCAAGCAGATCGAATCACAACTTCTCCAATCCAACTACGAAGGACTTCTGCGATAA
- a CDS encoding adenylate kinase, producing the protein MRLVLLGPPGAGKGTQAAILSEKLGVPHISTGDLFRANIGEGTPLGLEAKSYIDAGKLVPTDVTARMVEARLDEDDAKDGFLLDGFPRTVEQAEILSDLLNKHGHSLDGVLNFVVDEDVVVERMLARGRADDNEETIRTRLAVYRDETAPLIDHYGDAIISIDAVGDVDEINARAMQALGK; encoded by the coding sequence ATGCGTCTCGTTCTCCTTGGCCCTCCCGGTGCTGGAAAGGGCACCCAGGCGGCCATCCTCTCCGAAAAGCTCGGCGTCCCGCACATCTCCACCGGTGACCTTTTCCGCGCCAACATCGGCGAGGGCACCCCGCTCGGCCTCGAGGCGAAGAGCTACATCGATGCCGGCAAGCTTGTGCCCACCGACGTCACCGCCCGCATGGTGGAGGCACGCCTCGATGAGGACGACGCGAAAGACGGCTTCCTGCTCGACGGCTTCCCGCGCACGGTGGAGCAAGCAGAGATCCTCTCCGACCTGCTGAACAAGCACGGTCACTCCTTGGACGGCGTACTGAACTTCGTCGTTGATGAGGATGTCGTGGTCGAGCGCATGCTGGCCCGCGGTCGCGCAGACGACAACGAGGAGACCATCCGCACCCGACTCGCCGTCTACCGCGATGAGACAGCCCCGCTGATCGACCACTACGGCGACGCGATCATCTCCATCGACGCAGTTGGCGACGTAGACGAGATCAACGCGCGCGCAATGCAGGCGCTGGGCAAGTAA
- the rplE gene encoding 50S ribosomal protein L5, whose amino-acid sequence MTETVNQTQYTPRLKTRYQDEIRTKLNDEFSYDNVMQIPGLTKIVVNMGVGDAARDSKVINGALEDLTAITGQKPQLRRARKSIANFKLREGMPIGAKVTLRGDRMWEFLDRLLTVALPRIRDFRGLSDKQFDGAGNYTFGLSEQTMFYEIDIDKIDRVRGMDITVVTTATNDEEGRALLRHLGFPFADKDGKMQQA is encoded by the coding sequence ATGACTGAGACTGTGAACCAGACCCAGTACACCCCGCGTCTGAAGACCCGCTACCAGGACGAGATTCGCACCAAGCTGAATGATGAGTTCAGCTACGACAACGTCATGCAGATCCCGGGCCTGACCAAGATCGTGGTCAACATGGGTGTCGGCGACGCTGCTCGTGATTCCAAGGTGATCAACGGCGCGCTTGAGGATCTCACCGCCATCACCGGCCAGAAGCCGCAGCTGCGTCGCGCAAGGAAGTCCATCGCGAACTTCAAGCTGCGCGAAGGTATGCCGATCGGCGCGAAGGTCACCCTGCGCGGCGACCGTATGTGGGAGTTCCTGGACCGCCTGTTGACCGTGGCGCTGCCGCGTATCCGCGACTTCCGTGGCCTGAGCGACAAGCAGTTCGACGGTGCTGGCAACTACACCTTCGGCCTGTCCGAGCAGACCATGTTCTACGAGATCGACATTGACAAGATCGATCGCGTGCGCGGCATGGACATCACCGTTGTCACCACCGCCACCAACGATGAGGAAGGCCGTGCGCTCCTGCGCCACCTCGGCTTCCCGTTCGCTGACAAGGACGGCAAGATGCAGCAGGCCTAA
- a CDS encoding formate dehydrogenase accessory sulfurtransferase FdhD, protein MSRGNRRFAVTTVSVNAGPEGNWRITADTRAGTAPAEEPLELRAAGETLVTTMRTPGHDIELAHGWLFTQGLIRNREDVVTARYCAGAAGTGENTYNLLDIALADSNRADLSPGLASAPAKPATGLCGVPVSQYVAETVIGLPGPIAPMALDPQVVTALPGMLHDARAQKRSGLDIAGVFRADGTPVVVREDVDGHHAADKVVGNLLLADALPANELILATNARASYELVRKAAVAGFAAVVTTAEVSSLAVELAREAGIALVGLVSENSLSIYAGEYAADQVRN, encoded by the coding sequence ATGAGCCGAGGCAACCGCCGCTTTGCCGTCACGACGGTCAGCGTCAACGCGGGTCCGGAGGGCAATTGGCGCATCACCGCCGATACGCGTGCTGGCACCGCGCCGGCCGAGGAGCCCCTCGAACTGCGCGCCGCAGGCGAGACACTGGTTACCACGATGCGCACACCCGGCCATGACATCGAGCTTGCGCACGGGTGGCTGTTCACTCAGGGGCTCATCCGCAACCGCGAGGACGTGGTCACCGCCCGCTACTGCGCAGGCGCTGCGGGCACCGGCGAGAACACCTACAACTTGTTGGACATCGCTCTGGCGGATTCGAACCGGGCCGACCTCTCCCCCGGACTCGCTTCCGCCCCTGCGAAACCCGCGACCGGCCTGTGCGGCGTGCCGGTTTCCCAGTACGTGGCGGAGACGGTTATCGGGCTGCCCGGCCCCATCGCGCCCATGGCACTCGACCCCCAGGTGGTCACGGCACTGCCGGGCATGCTTCACGACGCTCGCGCCCAGAAGCGCAGCGGGCTCGATATCGCCGGCGTATTTCGCGCTGACGGCACCCCGGTCGTGGTGCGCGAAGATGTCGACGGGCACCATGCGGCGGACAAGGTCGTCGGCAATCTCCTGCTCGCAGATGCCCTGCCTGCGAACGAGCTAATCCTGGCCACCAACGCCCGCGCCTCCTACGAGCTCGTGCGCAAGGCAGCGGTGGCCGGGTTTGCAGCCGTCGTCACCACCGCGGAGGTGTCCTCGCTCGCGGTTGAGCTGGCTCGCGAAGCAGGCATCGCGCTCGTCGGCCTGGTCAGCGAGAATTCCTTGAGCATCTACGCAGGCGAGTACGCAGCAGATCAAGTACGCAACTAG